The following are encoded in a window of Aromatoleum petrolei genomic DNA:
- a CDS encoding HPr family phosphocarrier protein, which yields MPKAEAEIINKLGLHARASAKLTQLASSFGADIWLERNSRRVNAKSIMGVMMLAAARGATITVETAGQDEDKALEAILGLIADRFGEGE from the coding sequence ATGCCGAAAGCGGAAGCCGAAATCATCAACAAGCTGGGCCTGCATGCGCGCGCGTCGGCAAAACTGACGCAACTCGCAAGCAGCTTCGGCGCCGACATCTGGCTCGAACGCAACAGCCGACGCGTGAATGCCAAGAGCATCATGGGCGTCATGATGCTCGCCGCCGCGCGCGGCGCGACGATCACGGTCGAAACCGCCGGCCAGGACGAGGACAAGGCGCTCGAGGCAATCCTCGGCCTCATTGCCGACCGCTTCGGCGAAGGGGAGTAA